The window TGAAAGCGACCCAGCGTGGGCTCCCCCACGTTGCGAGCGTCTGCGATGACATTCAGGAGATTTCGGAACTCCAGAAGAAACTCATCATCCGCCAGTCGCCGTTCAGTCAAGCGATCGGTCAGTGCTCGCTGCAGGTCATGCAGGACGGTCTCCAGCAACTGCAACAGCACGTCGACAAGCCTGAAGTGCAGGATACCATCGAACACACACGACAGTCGCTCGACTCTATCGGCAAGGGGATCGGTGCGCTCCAGTCCCTTCAGGAGCAACAAACCGGAGGACAGATAGGACAGGGTAGCGAGCAGATGGGCCGACAATTCGGCGGAATGGGTCAACAAACCGGTGGTCAGATGGGCCAACAGGGCAGCGGAATGGGCCAGCAAGGTGGCAAACAAATGGGCTATCAAGGCGGTATGCAACAATCGGAGCAGTTCCCCGGACAGCAGTACTGAACGACTCCGACGAACGATCCTATTTCTTCGACCGGGTGCGTTTCGCGCCGTTTAACCGACGGCAACGCAGAATAGCCGTATGCTCACCTTTATCGGACTCGGCCTGTACGACGAGCGTTCCATCACCGTCGAAGGCCGTGACGCGATCGCCGACGCGGACAGACTGTTTGCCGAATTCTACACCAGCAAACTTATCGGAGCGGATGTCACCGATCTCGAATCGTTCCACGACAAGGATATCGAGGTCCGTGACCGCGCGGGTGTCGAGCAGGACCCCGAAACGATACTCGCCGCCGCGGAATCGGGACACGCCGCCTTCCTCACCGCGGGGGACACCATGATTTCGACGACCCACGTCGACCTTCGACTCCGCGCCGAAGAGCGTGGTATCGACACGCGAGTCATCCACGCCCCGACGGCCGAATCCGCTGCGAGCGGACTCACCGGACTGCAAAACTATCGCTTCGGGAAGGCAACGACGCTTCCGTTCGACTACGCCCACGGCGCGGACGGTCTCCCGGCGAGCGTGACGAACGTGCTTGACGAAAACCGGAACCGTGGCCTCCATACCCTCGTCTACCTCGATATCAAAGTCGGCTGGAACCCGTCCGGAACGGGTGACGCCGATGCGGAAGACGAGTACATGACCGCCGACCTTGCCGCGGAGATGCTCGCCGATGGATACGAGGACGTGCTCGCCGTCGTCGTCGCACGTGCAGGCAGTCCCGAGCCGCTAGTCGAAGCCGACCGGTTGTCCGAACTCACAAAACGCGACTTCGGCGACCCGCTCCACCTCCTCGTGATTCCGGGCGACCTGCACCACATCGAAGCGGACGCCCTCGAATCGCTCGCAGGCGCTCCGAGCCAGCTTCTCGACGTCGAATAGCGGTACGAAACGTCGTTGTTCTTCGTAATACAGTCCCGTTCGATAGCGCCGCCGCTCAGCGATCGAGTGCGTCAAAAATGGGATTCGTTAGTCGAAGTCGGACTCGGTGTCCGGGTTAGTTCTCTCGGCGGAGCGCGAGGAGCGCAGCGGCGAGGAGTGCGACAACGGAGATGGCGACACCGAAACCAGGCTGACCGTCACCGTTCGTGGTGGACGTCGTGGTCGTCGTGGTGTCGTTGTTCTCGTCCGGCGTGGTGGACGTCGTCGTGGTGTCGTCCGTGCCGGGCGAGGTGGTCGTCGTGGTCGTCGTGGTCGTCGTCGTGGTCGTCGTGGTGTCCTCTGGGTCTTCCTGAGCGTTGTTCAGGACACCCTCGATGGAGGACGACTGACCGTTGACGATTGCTTTGACCGTGAACTCGGTACCGTTCTCGTATTCGCTGAAGTCCATCATGCCTTCGAAGGAACCGTCTTCGCCGACCGTCAGGTCGTTGAGGTTCTTGAAGAAGACACCGGAGCTAGCCTGCAGGCTCACCGAGGTGCCTGGTGCGAAGTTGGTCGTCCCCGAGACGGACTGGTTGTCGGCGGGTGCGACCGAGACGTCGTTACCGTTGTTCACTTCGACGGTTGGCTCCTCGACGGAGAACGTGGTCGAGACGGTCTGGTTCTCGTCAGGACTGACTGCGTAGTCCGAGTCGACGGTGAACTCAGCCGTCCACTCGCCCATGAGGTCGTTCTCGTTGACACCATTGATGGCGTCGGTTTCGATGAGGAGGTAGAGCGACTCGTTAGCTCCGTCGTCGATCATGGAGACTCCCGAGTTGCTGGTGGTGAACGTGTCAGCGTCCGTGTTCGGTTCTGGGTCGTTTTCGGTGACCGTCATCGAGAGACCGGTGACACCGGACAGGTCACTGACATCGCTGACTGCACCGTAGATACCCGTCGTATCCTTGATCTGGACGACGACGTAGTCGCCGTATGCGACGTTGCTACGCTGCGTAACTGCGTCCATGAGATCCGTTGGGTTGTCCGCGCCGAGGTCGGCGGGTGCGATCCACGTCTGGGCGCTACCAGTGTTTCGGTCGTTGACGTTCAGTGCGGCGGCGTTCTCCGGCGTGCCGTCGCCGTCAGCGTCGACTCGGAGCTGGTAGATGTTGTCGCCCGAGGTGACTGCGACAGGTTTGTCGAGCGAATCAGTCACCCACGTAGCATCGACACTGTCGCCGCTTTCGGCGCCTGCGTAGATGACGTTGTCAGCATCGTTGTCGGTCGTTTTGTACGTGTTCAGGTAGAACGTGACTTTACCGTCGTCAGCGTCACCGGAACCGTCCGTCACGTCGACGGAGATGTTGAAGTTCGACTCGTTGCTACCGACCTGAACGGTCGCGGAGTCGGTGTTGTCGAGGTCGACCGTAATCGGGACGATGTCGCCGCGTGGGACGCTGTAGGACGACTCCTCGAAGTCCGCGCTGATGTCGCCTGCGTCCGTGACGGTGACTTCGAACGTTTCGCTCGCGTCCGTGTCGTTAACGGAGAGCGTAACGTTGTACGTCCCTGCGTCGACGTCGGAGAAGTCGAGAGTTGCTTCGTCACCGTCATCGCTGAAGGTGCCGACGCTCTTTTCGACGTCCTCGCCGAATGCCTCTTCGGACGTCGCGTTGACGTCGAAGTTGTTTCGGTTCGAGTTTTCGAGCGAGAACGTGATTTCGGAGTCCGAACCTGCGTTCTTCACTTCGGTCGTGTCAGCGCTCAAGTCGAGCGTCTGTTCGACAACTTGGAAGGATGCAGTGTTGGTTCCGTCGTCAAGCTGGAACTGGCCTTCGAGACCGGACGTGTCGACAACGACAGTACCGTTGCCGTCCGAGGTGTACTGGTCCTGGTAGATCCAGTTACCGTCCACTTTCTTTTCGAGCGTTACATCCGAACCGTTAGCGAATCCGGTTGCTTTCGCATCCTGTCCCTGGAAGATCGGCGAGTCGACACCGACTTCCGCATCGGCTGCGCCAGCCGTCCCTGCGAACGCGGTTGCGCCGGCGAAGACCGACATAACCATCAGCGCCGTCAGGACGAGGCTGCGAACTTTTGTCATATTTCCTGTCATGCTTTCTCGTTAGTTGTTTCTTGGTCGGCGACAGTTCCTTTCCCACGACCACTTTCGTGTTTTGTCCAACCCAAACCGATTTTGGGATGAATGTGGTACTTCATCTGCCACCATGGGTAGGGTACAGGAAGAAAGTAATGCTGTCATTATAAATTCTTTGTGGTCTGTGGGTCCGTTGTTGAGGGCTCTTAACCCCATATTCGGGCAATAGCGCGATTCATGGAAATTCAACAAATAGGTAATCAATCGGACCATAACCGAATTATGCTGCTATCCATCGCTCGAAGAAAGGTGGGATTAACGCGGAGATTCACAGTTCCAGTCTTTAAGTGGTGTCGGAAAGCAAATCCGAACGAAGATATGATTCGATACCAAAAATGACTCTGAACCATCACTGACAGAAAAAATATATTTTCGTCCTATTCGCCAATCTCCCGGCAAAAATATCCGCTAAACACCGACAGGGGGACGAAGTAGTTCGCTCAGTTCCGCTCGACGATTTCGATTTCGTGACCGTCCTGGTCGGTGGTGAACGCGTATCTGTCGTCACAAGATTCGGGGTCACGGTAGTCCGCCGCCTCGCGTTCCATCAGGGTTTCCCAGTCGTCGTGGAGGTCGTCAGCGCGGACGGCGAGGTGGCCCCATGCGTCGCCCATCTCGTACGACCGGCCGTCGTAGTTGTACGTGAGCTCGACCGCCATCGACTCCTCGGCGGTGTCCTCGGGTTTCATGAAGTAGTTCGCGAACGTGTCCGACTCCCAGCGACCCGTGTGTTCGTATTCGAACTTGCGCGTCCAGAAGCCGAGTGCCTCGTCCGCGTCCTCGACGCGAATCATGGTGTGGTCGATACTCCAACGCGCACCGTGGTCCCGCTGGACGATTTCGATTTCGTGACCGTCCGGGTCTTTCACGAACGCGTAGCGCCCGCCACAGGAATCCGGGTCGCGGTAATCCTCGACGCCCGCATCCATCAGTTCCTCGTAGGCGTCGTACACGTCCTCGACTCGTACCGCGATGTGTCCCCACGCGTCACCCATCTCGTAGCTTCGGTCGTCGTGGTTGTACGTGAGTTCGAGCACGGCACCCTCGTCGTGAACGTCTTCCGGGCCGAGATAGACGTTGGTGAACATATCCGCCTCCCATCGACCTTTCTCCTCGTAGTCGAGGTGCGTGCCGTACCAGTCGAGCGTTTCATCCAAATCCTCTACGCGCATCATCACG of the Haladaptatus caseinilyticus genome contains:
- a CDS encoding VOC family protein → MTGTIDHVMMRVEDLDETLDWYGTHLDYEEKGRWEADMFTNVYLGPEDVHDEGAVLELTYNHDDRSYEMGDAWGHIAVRVEDVYDAYEELMDAGVEDYRDPDSCGGRYAFVKDPDGHEIEIVQRDHGARWSIDHTMIRVEDADEALGFWTRKFEYEHTGRWESDTFANYFMKPEDTAEESMAVELTYNYDGRSYEMGDAWGHLAVRADDLHDDWETLMEREAADYRDPESCDDRYAFTTDQDGHEIEIVERN
- a CDS encoding DUF7827 domain-containing protein, with translation MTKVRSLVLTALMVMSVFAGATAFAGTAGAADAEVGVDSPIFQGQDAKATGFANGSDVTLEKKVDGNWIYQDQYTSDGNGTVVVDTSGLEGQFQLDDGTNTASFQVVEQTLDLSADTTEVKNAGSDSEITFSLENSNRNNFDVNATSEEAFGEDVEKSVGTFSDDGDEATLDFSDVDAGTYNVTLSVNDTDASETFEVTVTDAGDISADFEESSYSVPRGDIVPITVDLDNTDSATVQVGSNESNFNISVDVTDGSGDADDGKVTFYLNTYKTTDNDADNVIYAGAESGDSVDATWVTDSLDKPVAVTSGDNIYQLRVDADGDGTPENAAALNVNDRNTGSAQTWIAPADLGADNPTDLMDAVTQRSNVAYGDYVVVQIKDTTGIYGAVSDVSDLSGVTGLSMTVTENDPEPNTDADTFTTSNSGVSMIDDGANESLYLLIETDAINGVNENDLMGEWTAEFTVDSDYAVSPDENQTVSTTFSVEEPTVEVNNGNDVSVAPADNQSVSGTTNFAPGTSVSLQASSGVFFKNLNDLTVGEDGSFEGMMDFSEYENGTEFTVKAIVNGQSSSIEGVLNNAQEDPEDTTTTTTTTTTTTTTTSPGTDDTTTTSTTPDENNDTTTTTTSTTNGDGQPGFGVAISVVALLAAALLALRREN
- the dph5 gene encoding diphthine synthase, which produces MLTFIGLGLYDERSITVEGRDAIADADRLFAEFYTSKLIGADVTDLESFHDKDIEVRDRAGVEQDPETILAAAESGHAAFLTAGDTMISTTHVDLRLRAEERGIDTRVIHAPTAESAASGLTGLQNYRFGKATTLPFDYAHGADGLPASVTNVLDENRNRGLHTLVYLDIKVGWNPSGTGDADAEDEYMTADLAAEMLADGYEDVLAVVVARAGSPEPLVEADRLSELTKRDFGDPLHLLVIPGDLHHIEADALESLAGAPSQLLDVE